A single genomic interval of Alligator mississippiensis isolate rAllMis1 chromosome 15, rAllMis1, whole genome shotgun sequence harbors:
- the LOC132243318 gene encoding immunoglobulin lambda-1 light chain-like has product MSCPLAGILLLALQVAASQEQLWLQQNPAEIWMTSGQTVQMDCTVLYEDYLVSWYKEHQDGSLQCVAQTGKSVPAKGRYSSKVSGAGKTVSLVIRDLQEEDSGVYYCAVDAFTYAGFGNGTRLIISDAAQPSLAILAPSPKEEAELPDPVPLLCLLSPQAQGWGTPLWDLGEGSPGQADAGAQDGEGAWSMTTVPKEKWDTGTCCTCTARQEGTRRNISAAMPKGLGTMSEGT; this is encoded by the exons ATGTCCTGCCCCTTGGCTGGGATCCTGCTCCTCGCCCTGCAGG tggctgcttcccaggagcagctgtggctgcagcaaaaCCCAGCAGAGATCTGGATGACCTCAGGACAGACTGTGCAGATGGACTGCACTGTTTTGTATGAAGACTATCTTGTATCCTGGTACAAAGAGCATCAGGACGGCAGTCTGCAGTGCGTTGCCCAGACTGGTAAATCTGTACCTGCAAAAGGAAGATACTCAAGTAAAGTGAGCGGTGCAGGGAAAACAGTCTCTCTAGTCATCAGGGATCTGCAGGAGGAGGATTCTGGGGTCTATTACTGTGCCGTTGATGCCTTTACATATGCTGGCTTTGGGAATGGGACCAGGTTGATCATCTCTG ATGCCGCCCAACCCAGCCTTGCCATCTTGGCACCTTCCCCCAAGGAGGAAGCTGAGCTCCCAGACCCCgtccccctgctctgcctgctctccccgcAGGCTCAGGGTTGGGGGACACCTCTCTGGGACCTTGGGGAGGGGTCTCCAGGACAGGCAGATGCAGGAGCCCAGGATGGGGAAGGTGCATGGAGCATGACAACAGTCCCCAAAGAGAAGTGGGACACGGGGACGTGCTGCACCTGCACCGCCAGACAGGAGGGAACAAGGAGAAACATCAGTGCTGCCATGCCTAAGGGCCTGGGCACCATGTCGGAGGGTACGTGA